One Nicotiana tomentosiformis chromosome 4, ASM39032v3, whole genome shotgun sequence genomic window carries:
- the LOC138910234 gene encoding uncharacterized protein → MFPYPTISKAYSLLQQDEKGRVNFESKRSTSPVTCKYYEKPEHNIDKCYRLYGFPADFKFTKSKRSAACVQVEDSSPRNLTATGTSNNSSDFAYGFSKEQYEHLMTLFQQANLSFGYPQSTSPGENIGFANFEGVCNLPVNQFPAINSVMHSLSTLLGRIPWILDSGVTNHMTPHKQFLHNIKPLVSPYLITLPNEYKLKVISTGSLHLRQDITLHNVLLVPSFQFNLIAVHQLLCQLKGLAIFTSFSCYLHGPSLKRPLEIGKAAHGLYFLLHDMVTPSFPFNVSCSTAWWTVYQLNFNNAFLHGDLHEEVYMRMPLVLVVSGHSSSSSPLVCKLKKSLYGLIQASRQWFSKLSEALSSRGYISSKNDYSLFTKSSGGSLTVLAVYVDDILLAGDDISELDSLKVFLDATFKIKDLGCVHYFLGLEIIKQPQGFLMCQYKFTSDLLEEFHCDHFTPVSTPLDHSIKLYSDMGWPLSRPKILNYRDGA, encoded by the exons ATGTTCCCTTATCCAACCATCAGCAAAGCTTATTCACTTTTACAACAAGATGAAA AGGGAAGGGTAAATTTTGAGTCTAAGAGGTCTACTTCTCCTGTAACTTGCAAATATTACGAGAAGCCTGAGCATAATATAGACAAATGCTATAGACTCTATGGGTTTCCAGCTGATTTCAAGTTCACTAAGTCCAAGAGATCTGCTGCATGTGTTCAAGTGGAGGATTCTTCTCCAAGAAACTTGACTGCTACTGGCACTAGCAACAATTCTTCAGACTTTGCTTATGGATTCAGCAAGGAGCAATATGAACATCTCATGACTCTCTTCCAACAAGCAAATCTTTCTTTTGGTTATCCTCAATCCACTTCTCCTGGAGAAAACATTGGTTTTGCCAACTTTGAAGGTGTGTGCAATCTCCCTGTAAATCAGTTTCCTGCAATAAATTCTGTTATGCATTCCTTGTCTACTCTGTTAGGAAGAATTCCTTGGATTTTAGATTCAGGTGTCACCAATCATATGACCCCCCACAAACAGTTTTTACACAATATTAAACCTCTAGTTTCTCCTTACTTAATCACCTTACCAAATGAGTATAAATTGAAAGTTATTTCTACTGGATCTCTGCATCTTAGGCAGGATATAACTTTACACAATGTTCTTTTAGTTCCTTCTTTTCAATTCAATTTAATTGCAGTACATCAACTCCTTTGTCAACTCAAAGGCCTAGCAATCTTTACCAGTTTCTCCTGTTATTTACATGGCCCTTCTCTGAAGAGGCCATTAGAAATTGGTAAAGCTGCTCATGGGCTCTATTTTCTGCTACATGATATGGTTACTCCTTCATTTCCTTTTAATGTTTCTTGTTCTACTGCTT GGTGGACTGTTTATCAGTTAAATTTTAACAATGCCTTTCTTCATGGTGATCTCCATGAAGAAGTTTACATGAGGATGCCTCTTGTTTTAGTGGTTTCTGGTCATTCTTCCTCCTCTTCTCCACTAGTTTGCAAACTCAAGAAGTCCCTATATGGGCTCATACAGGCCTCAAGGCAGTGGTTCTCTAAATTGTCTGAAGCCTTGTCTTCCAGAGGTTATATTTCCAGCAAAAATGATTATTCACTATTTACAAAGTCTTCTGGAGGTTCACTAACTGTCTTAGCAGTATATGTAGATGACATATTATTGGCAGGAGATGATATTTCAGAATTGGATAGTCTTAAGGTTTTTCTGGATGCTACATTCAAAATCaaagatttaggttgtgttcacTATTTCTTGGGTTTGGAAATTATCAAACAACCCCAAGGTTTCTTGATGTGTCAGTATAAATTTACATCTGATCTATTGGAGGAGTTTCATTGTGATCATTTCACTCCTGTCAGTACTCCTCTTGATCATTCTATCAAACTATACTCTGATATGGGATggcctctgtcacgacccaaaatcctaaactatcgtgatggtgcctaa
- the LOC104096132 gene encoding uncharacterized protein yields the protein MKNSRKGKGPPSADLLVCFPSRAHLSLMPKPICSPVRPSDSIKRHQNHDLKKISTRIGGGAAQSSPLLWSKSKNSEIISEPTSPKVTCAGQIKVRPKPGSSCKNWQSVMEEIEKLHNRKAQKKNWMEAIGIKKDVMQFLTCLRNIRFEFRCFGSFPTTAHDITSDEDDDEEENYVVGREIKDEEDNEENSRTVFSKWFMVLQDENQKTEKDNSNDDNNDVPNCAPPPNALLLMRCRSAPPKNWLVEEEEEEEEEEEEEEEEEEGINEEEKKATLALEEMENKRKNESLVVMRCGSDFHKLSADIAKETWVVGGVRDQLTRSRSWKR from the exons ATGAAAAATAGTAGAAAAGGGAAAGGACCTCCATCAGCAGATCTTTTAGTTTGTTTTCCATCTAGAGCACATTTATCCCTTATGCCAAAACCAATATGTAGCCCAGTAAGACCTTCAGATTCCATTAAACGCCACCAAAATCATGACCTCAAGAAAATTAGCACCAGAATTGGTGGGGGTGCAGCCCAATCTAGTCCTCTTCTTTGGTCTAAATCCAAGAATTCAGAGATAATTTCAGAGCCCACGTCACCAAAAGTCACTTGTGCAG GGCAGATAAAGGTAAGGCCAAAGCCAGGGAGCTCATGCAAAAATTGGCAATCAgtgatggaagaaattgagaagCTACACAACAGAAAGGCGCAAAAGAAGAATTGGATGGAAGCAATTGGAATAAAAAAAGATGTAATGCAATTCTTGACTTGCCTTCGTAATATAAGGTTTGAGTTTCGTTGCTTCGGTTCATTTCCAACAACAGCTCATGACATCACTTCTGACGAAGACGACGACGAAGAAGAAAATTACGTAGTGGGAAGAGAGATAAAGGATGAAGAAGATAATGAAGAAAATTCAAGAACTGTATTTTCCAAATGGTTCATGGTTTTGCAAGATGAGAATCAGAAAACAGAGAAAGATAACTCAAATGATGATAATAATGATGTTCCTAATTGTGCACCACCACCTAATGCACTTTTACTTATGCGATGTCGTTCTGCTCCACCAAAAAACTGGcttgtagaagaagaagaagaagaagaagaagaagaagaagaagaagaagaagaagaagaaggcattaatgaagaagaaaagaaagcaaCTTTAGCTTTGGAAGAAATGGAAAACAAGAGGAAAAATGAAAGCTTAGTGGTAATGAGATGTGGGAGTGATTTCCACAAATTATCAGCTGATATAGCAAAGGAGACATGGGTTGTGGGTGGTGTTAGAGATCAATTAACTAGAAGTCGAAGCTGGAAAAGGTGA